In Desulfurella sp., the DNA window ATATGAAACCAAATACTATTTTTGTTCAGTATGGACCATTTTGGCGTACTTCTTCAAGTATATTTTATCTAGGTAGGGATAGTATTTTATTGGACGATTTTGATGATGGCGATTTATACTACGGTATGACTCTTCTAAAAAATAAAAACGAAAAATTTATAGAAAAATCCGATTTAAAAAACTTACTTAAAAATCATAATGTTGCTATAATTGGTCAGAAAAAAAGACTTATAACATACTTAAATAAACAAAAATTTAATTATAAAATTAAATATTTTGGGAACAAATTTGTAATTATGTTAAATAAAACATAAAATGTAACCAACCATAATTTAATTATTGTTTCTTACTTGAAAATATACCAAATAAAGTTATAATAAATAAAGGTGTAAAATGCAAAAGTTATTTAAAGCTTTAAAAGATAATGGCACCAAAATTATTAATTTATTAAATGAAAAAGAATATAAAGGTGATGAACTTTTAAGTGTATTAAACGAACGAAATAAACTTTTTGAAACGATATATAAAACAAAAATTACAAATCAATATTTAGATCAAATTAAAGAATTGTTGGAACAAAACGCACAAATTGAATTTTTGGTTGAGCAAAAAAAGAAAGCTTTGCTGGAAGATTACATTAAATTTTACCAGAACTCAAAAAACATAATGAAATATTTAAAGCAAGGAGGTTGAAGATGAGCTTTTTAAGCAAGGAAAATTGCATTTTATGCGTAATTGACATGCAGGACAAACTTGCCAAAGTTATGAAGAATCTTGATGCTACAACTAAAAATATCTCGCTTTTGATAAAAGCTGCAAAAGAACTTGATGTGCCAATTTTTTACACAGAACAGTATCCAAAAGGATTAGGCGAAACGATAGAACCACTAAAAAGCTTGCTTTCTGATGTACAGCGTTTTGACAAGATGAGTTTTTCTGCTTTGGAAATTCCTGAAATTAAGACTTTCATTGTTGATTCTAGTAAAACAACAGTTGTATTGTGCGGTATTGAATCTCATATATGCGTAATGTCAACAACCATAGATTTAATAGAAAAAGGCTATAATGTAGTAATTGCAAAAGATGCAGTAACTTCAAGAGAAGAAGAATTTTATAATACTGCTATTGCGTTTTATAACTCAATTGGTGCAAAAGTGATACCATCTGAATCTATTGTATTTTACTGGTTAAAATTTGCTGGCACTGAAAGTTTTAAAAAACTTCAAAAAGTAATTTTGGGTAAAGAATAATTTTTGGTTTTTTAAATTTAATTATATTGGAGATAAATGAATGGTAGAATTTATTGCAGAGGTGTCAAGCAACCACAACAATGACTTAAATCGATGCTTTGATTTTATTGAAACTGCAGCAAAAATTGGTTGTAGTGGTGTTAAGTTTCAACTTTTTAAAATTGACCA includes these proteins:
- a CDS encoding isochorismatase family protein is translated as MSFLSKENCILCVIDMQDKLAKVMKNLDATTKNISLLIKAAKELDVPIFYTEQYPKGLGETIEPLKSLLSDVQRFDKMSFSALEIPEIKTFIVDSSKTTVVLCGIESHICVMSTTIDLIEKGYNVVIAKDAVTSREEEFYNTAIAFYNSIGAKVIPSESIVFYWLKFAGTESFKKLQKVILGKE